A genomic region of Planctomycetia bacterium contains the following coding sequences:
- a CDS encoding SGNH/GDSL hydrolase family protein — protein MFSLFRKSNRRASSLVVPSLIVFAIVLPGAPQEARLLCSRAYGAEPVKSVAVEGSPLRWFDAKEIGIEGRGWSDVNDFYDRLPSKAEKTVPKSVWGLSKQSAGMLVRFRAQTPSIHVFWGLRSPNLAMPHMPATGVSGVDLYGRNDAGQWRWIAGGRPTAQTQRTMIASELPPGEREYLLYLPLYNGVSDVQIGIPADATLTRSESEAAKKKPIVFYGTSIMQGGCASRPGMAHASILGRRLDRPIINLGFSGSGKMEIELANLLAELDPALYVIDCLPNIDAKQVTERTEPLVAALRKAHPTTPIMLVEDRTYSDADWAASKRKRNDTSRAAYKAAYERLLKAGVTGLTYVEGEQLLREDYEDTVDGSHPTDLGFMHYADVLEPILRKALGEPAKSAAP, from the coding sequence ATGTTTTCCCTCTTCCGTAAGTCGAATCGTCGCGCGTCGTCGCTTGTCGTCCCGTCGTTGATTGTGTTCGCGATCGTGCTGCCGGGGGCTCCGCAGGAGGCGCGGCTGCTCTGTTCGCGCGCGTACGGGGCCGAGCCGGTGAAGTCGGTTGCCGTCGAGGGGAGCCCGCTCCGGTGGTTCGACGCGAAGGAGATCGGCATCGAAGGACGCGGCTGGAGCGATGTGAACGACTTCTACGACCGGCTGCCGTCGAAGGCCGAGAAGACGGTGCCGAAGTCCGTTTGGGGGCTGAGTAAGCAGTCGGCGGGGATGCTCGTGCGGTTTCGCGCGCAGACCCCTTCGATCCATGTTTTTTGGGGGCTTCGCTCACCGAATCTCGCGATGCCCCACATGCCTGCAACCGGCGTGAGCGGCGTCGATCTCTACGGTCGCAACGATGCCGGCCAGTGGCGCTGGATCGCCGGCGGACGTCCGACGGCGCAGACGCAACGAACCATGATCGCCTCGGAGCTTCCGCCGGGCGAGCGCGAGTATCTCTTGTACTTGCCGCTCTATAACGGCGTAAGCGACGTGCAGATCGGCATTCCTGCCGATGCCACCCTCACGCGCTCCGAGAGCGAAGCGGCGAAGAAGAAGCCGATCGTCTTCTACGGCACCAGCATCATGCAAGGGGGCTGCGCCTCACGGCCCGGCATGGCCCATGCGTCGATCCTCGGCCGCCGGCTTGATCGACCGATCATCAACCTCGGCTTCTCCGGCAGCGGCAAGATGGAGATCGAGTTGGCGAATCTGTTGGCCGAACTCGATCCGGCGCTGTACGTGATCGATTGCCTGCCGAACATCGATGCGAAGCAAGTGACGGAGCGGACCGAACCGCTCGTCGCGGCGCTGCGCAAGGCTCATCCGACGACGCCGATCATGCTGGTGGAAGACCGGACGTACTCCGATGCCGATTGGGCGGCATCGAAACGGAAACGCAACGACACGAGCCGCGCCGCCTACAAAGCCGCCTACGAGCGGCTGCTCAAGGCCGGCGTGACCGGCCTGACGTACGTCGAAGGGGAACAACTGCTGCGCGAAGACTACGAAGACACTGTCGACGGCTCGCATCCGACCGATCTCGGGTTCATGCATTATGCGGACGTGCTCGAGCCGATTTTACGAAAAGCGCTCGGCGAACCGGCGAAGAGCGCTGCACCGTAA
- a CDS encoding peptidylprolyl isomerase — protein MVVGCAVSSSKSSAAEPLPQVLLKTSKGDVLIELYEDEAPNTVANFVNLVEKKYYDGIIFHRVIEGFMAQGGDPTGTGAGGPGHLIDCEVDRPNARRHQRGSLSMAHRGPNTGGSQFFLCFVPTAHLDGKHTVFGQVVQGMENVDKLMPRDPRAGGPSDKIITATVVRKRDHEYKPKTNPGN, from the coding sequence ATGGTCGTCGGCTGTGCCGTGAGCAGCAGCAAGTCTTCGGCTGCGGAGCCGTTGCCGCAAGTTTTGTTGAAGACCAGCAAGGGTGATGTGCTGATCGAGTTGTATGAAGATGAAGCGCCGAACACGGTCGCGAACTTCGTGAACCTCGTCGAAAAGAAATACTACGACGGCATTATCTTCCATCGCGTGATCGAAGGCTTCATGGCTCAAGGGGGCGATCCGACCGGCACCGGCGCGGGCGGCCCAGGCCACCTGATCGATTGCGAAGTCGATCGTCCTAACGCCCGTCGCCACCAACGCGGCTCGCTCAGCATGGCGCACCGCGGCCCGAACACCGGCGGCTCGCAATTCTTCCTCTGCTTCGTTCCTACGGCCCATCTCGACGGCAAGCACACCGTGTTCGGGCAAGTGGTGCAAGGGATGGAAAACGTCGACAAGTTGATGCCGCGCGACCCACGCGCCGGCGGCCCGAGCGACAAGATCATCACGGCCACGGTGGTGCGCAAGCGCGACCATGAGTACAAGCCGAAGACGAACCCGGGCAACTAA
- the dprA gene encoding DNA-processing protein DprA: MRDADDSEQAPSANGESPARDNASLLAKLRLSMTSGIGPRLTQLLLTRFETAEAIFRASEEELQSVPGIGPKLSDEIVRARTEIDPAAELRLCRERGVAVVARDTPQYPRWLAEIPDPPTIMYVQGTIKPQDAVAVAIVGSRHATSYGIQTAQRLADGLARAGVTGVSGWARGIDAAAHRGALDAGGRTFAVLGSGLGKIYPPEHKDLALDVVQNGALISESSILTDPVAGAFPQRNRIIAGLSLGVIVVEAAFRSGALITARHAYEQNRDVFAVPGRIDSNLSHGCHQLLRDGAKLVESIDDILEELGPLPEAAQREDGPPVHKPAELLLNANEKLVLTAIGENRVTTVDELIACSGLAVAQVLTTISVLEMRRLVTRVSGNSVMRL; encoded by the coding sequence ATGCGCGACGCCGACGATTCTGAGCAAGCTCCTTCGGCGAATGGGGAGAGCCCGGCGCGAGACAACGCCTCGCTGTTGGCGAAGCTGCGGCTCTCGATGACGAGCGGCATCGGCCCGCGTCTGACGCAACTCTTGCTCACGCGCTTCGAAACGGCCGAGGCGATCTTCCGCGCGAGCGAAGAAGAACTGCAATCGGTGCCCGGGATCGGGCCGAAGCTGAGCGACGAGATCGTGCGAGCGCGCACCGAGATCGATCCGGCGGCCGAGTTGCGTCTGTGTCGCGAGCGCGGCGTGGCGGTCGTGGCACGCGACACGCCGCAATATCCGCGCTGGCTCGCGGAGATTCCCGATCCGCCGACCATTATGTACGTGCAAGGAACGATCAAGCCGCAAGACGCCGTGGCCGTGGCGATCGTCGGCTCGCGGCATGCGACGAGTTACGGAATTCAAACCGCTCAAAGACTTGCCGACGGGCTCGCGCGGGCCGGCGTGACGGGCGTCAGCGGGTGGGCGCGCGGCATCGATGCCGCGGCCCATCGGGGAGCGCTCGACGCCGGCGGCAGAACTTTCGCGGTGCTCGGCAGCGGCTTGGGAAAAATCTATCCGCCGGAACACAAAGACCTCGCGCTCGACGTCGTGCAGAACGGCGCGCTCATCAGCGAATCTTCGATCCTCACCGATCCGGTTGCCGGAGCGTTTCCGCAACGCAATCGCATCATCGCCGGATTATCGCTCGGCGTGATCGTCGTCGAAGCGGCGTTTCGAAGCGGCGCGCTCATCACTGCGCGGCATGCTTATGAACAGAATCGGGATGTGTTCGCCGTGCCGGGGCGGATCGACAGCAATTTATCGCACGGTTGCCATCAGCTGTTGCGCGACGGCGCGAAGCTCGTCGAATCGATCGACGATATTCTCGAAGAACTCGGTCCGCTTCCGGAAGCGGCGCAGCGCGAGGATGGCCCGCCGGTGCACAAGCCGGCGGAGTTGCTGCTGAATGCCAACGAAAAGCTCGTGCTCACGGCGATCGGCGAAAATCGCGTGACGACGGTCGACGAGTTGATCGCCTGCTCGGGCCTGGCTGTGGCGCAGGTGTTGACGACGATCAGCGTCTTAGAGATGCGCCGGCTCGTGACGCGCGTGAGCGGCAACTCGGTAATGCGGCTATAA
- a CDS encoding carbon storage regulator, which produces MLILSRKLHESIRIGDDITVTIVRLGRGRVQVGIDAPDDVRIRREEIPAELDMFASLSDLTSLGVHGGSSLYERGSAALAVGS; this is translated from the coding sequence ATGTTGATCTTGTCCCGCAAGTTGCACGAATCGATTCGGATCGGCGACGATATTACGGTGACGATCGTGCGTCTCGGACGGGGACGCGTGCAAGTCGGCATCGACGCGCCGGATGATGTACGCATTCGCCGCGAAGAGATTCCGGCCGAACTGGATATGTTCGCCAGCCTGAGCGATCTGACGTCGCTCGGCGTCCATGGCGGAAGTTCGCTGTACGAGCGCGGCTCGGCGGCGCTCGCCGTCGGCTCGTAA